In Lolium rigidum isolate FL_2022 unplaced genomic scaffold, APGP_CSIRO_Lrig_0.1 contig_17095_1, whole genome shotgun sequence, a single window of DNA contains:
- the LOC124680462 gene encoding probable glycosyltransferase 2: MGQEGMGYTSAKAGGGGGGGALPMSAARARGASPLNAHHRSRKITRTFNNIKITVLCGLVTILVLRGTIGLNLSLPSHPSDADALAGAKAVEDIDRILREIRTDSDPADTDLLDDAAAKPINATSLTASEAAAAYAAAVANYALGPKIHDWDDQRRRWLDQNKGFPSTAPDGKPKILLVTGSQPGPCDNALGDHYLLKTTKNKIDYCRLHGIEIVHNLAHLDTQLAGYWAKLPLIRRLMLSHPEVEWIWWMDSDALFTDMAFELPLDRYHGRNLVIHGYQDLLFDKHSWIALNTGSFLFRNTQWSLDLLDAWAPMGPKGFIREEAGKILTAYLKGRPAFEADDQSALIYLLLSQKDKWMDKVFIENSYYLHGFWAGLVDKYEEMMENHHPGLGDERWPFVTHFVGCKPCGSYGDYPVERCLKSMERAFNFADNQVLRLYGFGHKGLESPKIKRIRSQTTRPINDKENLDVKAKMMS, from the coding sequence ATGGGCCAGGAGGGGATGGGGTACACCAGCGccaaggccggcggcggcggcggcggaggggcccTCCCCATGTCAGCGGCTCGGGCGCGGGGGGCGTCGCCGCTCAACGCCCACCACCGCTCGCGCAAGATCACCCGCACCTTCAACAACATCAAGATCACCGTGCTCTGCGGCCTCGTCACCATCCTCGTCCTCCGGGGCACCATCGGCCTCAACCTCTCCCTCCCCTCCCACCCCTCCGACGCCGACGCCCTCGCCGGCGCCAAGGCCGTCGAGGACATCGACCGCATCCTCCGCGAGATCCGCACCGACTCCGACCCCGCCGACACCGACCTcctggacgacgccgccgccaaacCCATCAACGCCACCTCCCTCACCGCCTCGGAGGCGGCCGCGGCCTACGCCGCCGCGGTAGCGAACTACGCGCTCGGCCCCAAGATCCACGACTGGGACGACCAGCGCCGGCGCTGGCTCGACCAAAACAAAGGCTTCCCATCCACCGCCCCCGACGGCAAGCCCAAGATCCTGCTCGTGACCGGCTCGCAGCCAGGGCCCTGCGACAACGCGCTCGGCGACCACTACCTGCTCAAGACAACCAAGAACAAGATCGACTACTGCCGCCTCCACGGCATCGAGATCGTGCACAACCTCGCGCACCTCGACACCCAGCTCGCCGGCTACTGGGCCAAGCTGCCGCTCATCCGCCGCCTCATGCTCTCGCACCCGGAGGTCGAGTGGATCTGGTGGATGGACAGCGACGCGCTCTTCACCGACATGGCCTTCGAGCTGCCCCTCGACCGCTACCACGGCCGCAACCTCGTCATCCACGGCTACCAGGACCTCCTCTTCGACAAGCACTCCTGGATCGCGCTCAACACCGGCAGCTTCCTCTTCCGGAACACCCAGTGGTCGCTCGACCTACTCGACGCCTGGGCGCCCATGGGGCCCAAGGGCTTCATCCGCGAGGAGGCCGGCAAGATTCTCACCGCCTACCTCAAGGGCCGCCCCGCGTTCGAGGCCGACGACCAGTCCGCGCTCATATACCTCCTGCTCTCCCAGAAGGACAAGTGGATGGACAAGGTCTTCATAGAGAATTCCTACTACCTGCACGGCTTCTGGGCGGGGCTGGTGGACAAGTACGAGGAGATGATGGAGAACCACCACCCGGGCCTCGGGGACGAGCGCTGGCCGTTCGTCACGCACTTTGTCGGATGCAAGCCGTGCGGGAGCTACGGCGATTATCCCGTGGAGCGCTGTCTCAAGAGTATGGAGAGAGCGTTCAACTTTGCCGATAACCAGGTGCTGCGACTCTACGGGTTTGGCCATAAGGGGCTGGAGAGCCCCAAGATCAAGAGGATCAGAAGCCAGACCACCAGGCCGATTAACGACAAGGAGAACCTTGATGTCAAGGCCAAGATGATGTCTTGA